Below is a window of Sulfurisphaera ohwakuensis DNA.
AAGTCTTTCCAGAGGGATTGGCTAAAGCGAAGAAATATTTTCCTGGAGCTGATTTTAAGAGATATAATATTGGTGAAACCGCTAAGGTTTTTGGTGGATATTATAGATTAGTAGAAGATGTTGATGAACTAGAAGAAAGTGTAAAAGAAGCATACGAGTTTAAGGGTATTTCAGTGCTTCAAGTAATTGTGGATAGGGAAAGATAAAAATCATCTATTTGCTTCTCTAATTTGTTTTAGTTCTCTTTCATATGCTTCTACAATAGAATCATAAGTTAATATTCCTATGAATTTCCCTTTTTCCACTACTGCTACCCATCTTGCCTTATTCTTAGCCATTACTTCTAAAGCTTGCTCTAATGTTGAATCCAAATGAACATATAAAGATCCTTTAGTCATATAATTTGCTATGATATCGTCATTTTTTGCCTTCTCCAAGTCTTTAAAATAAACTATCCCTAGGAAGTTATTGTTTTGATCGGTTACTGGTAAACTCATGAAGCCAAAATTAAGCATTAAATCAGCTACATGACTTACCTTGTCGGTAATTAAAGCTTTAATGTCTTTTATTTCGCAGTCCTTTACGTGCAAACTTTCCATAATAGGGGTTTCATATTCAACTTTATGTGCAGGAGAATCTCTTCTAGTAGGAAGTTGTGATATATATATAGTGTAATCTCCAGAAACTAAATATGCTATTGCCGCGGCTATCATTGCTCCAGGTAATAGCTGAAGGCTTGATGTCATCTCAGTAACCATTATAATTACTGATACAGGAACTTTCCCAGCTGCAGCAAAAAATGCCATCATACCTATTATAACAAATGGGGCTATGTTAGGTACTATGCTGGGAAAAAGATAGTGAAATAAAAGACCTACAGAAGCTCCAATATATGCTCCAATAAATAATCCTGGAGCAAAAACACCTCCACTACCTCCAGATCCAATAGAAAAGGAAGTAGCAATTATTTTTAGAATAGGCAATAACACTATTAGAACTAATATCGGAATAAAAGGAGAGTAAAATGCGTTGAACTTCTCATACTCTACTAAATTTATCCAGCCATAACCAGTTCCAAGTATTTCTGGGGCTAAAAGCGCAATCAATCCAGTTATTGCACCTCCAATAAGCGGTTTTATATGGTTAGGAGCTCTAAATTTCTTGAACAGTGAGTGTATCCCATAGAAAGTCTTAACATATACTATTGCTAATAGACCGGCTATAGCCCCTAAGACTGCATACATTGGAAGTCTTAGAGGGTTAAAAGTACCAGTATAATATCCAAAAACCGGTGTGAATCCGAATATACTTCCAAATATTGTATAACCTATAGCTGAAGCTATAATTGCTGGATATAAAACTTCTGGTTCAAAATCTCTTTTGTACAAAATTTCAGCAGCCAAGATTGCTCCACCAATTGGAGTTTTAAATATTGTTCCTATTCCTGCCCCAATTCCGACAGCAACTGCAATTCTTCTATCTTGAGGACTAAGATGTAAAAGATCTGCAATTACAGAGCCTACGCCAGCTGAAAATTGTGCAGTAGGTCCTTCTCTACCTGCACTACCACCTGAACCTATCGTTATCGCTGAAGCAATTATTTTTACTGGAATTACAACCCATCTTACTTTACCTTGTAAATAGTGGTAAGCTTTTATTGCTGCATCAGTACCATGACCTTCCGCCTCTGGCGCAAAAGTATAAACTATTAAACCAGAAATTAGACCTCCAATTGCAGTTGATATTGGTATTAAATAATATCTCCCGGGGTAAAATGTGAAGTTTAATGAGCCCCCTTCACCAAGTGGTCTAGGATAACTCATACCAATAAGGTGAAATATGAATAAATCTTCAGCTAAGTGAAGCAATAAGTAAAAAGTAGTTGCTGCGAGACCTGCAACAATGCCAAGAATGACTCCTAAAATAGCCCATTTCTCGTAGTATTTCAGTGAAGAGAGACGCATAGTCTTCATTATCTCAGTAAATTAATAAAGTTTATTTAAGCTCACTAAATATAATTAGAGATTATACTGAACATTGGTTCAATTATTCTTTCCCTAACGATTTTATAATCTTTCCACGTGAAGAGCGATGGTTCTAAATAACAAGCTAAAGCACACTTATTACAAGTCGAATATTTATCCCAATCATACTCATTCCATAATTTAATTATATCAACTTCCCATGCTTTTTCGCCTCCTTGATATTCATTCAGAACATAACAAGGTAGCACTATTCTTCCTTGAGGGTCAATATTTATCGTTAGCCAAGGTTTACAAACCCATGGAATTTCATGAAACCAGCTATTTATTATAGCTTCAAAATATTTCTCGCTTTCAATAATTGGTTTTCCTCTTCTTTTTAGCTCTAAAATTCCTTCTAATGCTTGTTTTAATTCATCTCTTTTTCTAGGTGATAACTTCTCTGCAGTAGAATAGTCATAAGCGATTTGAATACTTACTGTTACTTTAAGCTTTTCTGCTAACTCTATCACTTTGAATACCTCGTCTATGTTCTCATTTGTTAGAGTAAAACTAATCGATGTTGGTATTTCTCTTTTCACACTTTCTTTTATTCCTTCAATGGCCCTCTCAAATGAGCCAGAAATCCCCCTTAGTTTATCATGAATTTCTCCTATCCCGTCTATCGAGACGAATAGATTATCTATGTAATCCTTTATCTCATTTATCCTATCTTTTAATAGCCAACCGTTAGTTACGAGAGAAGTATAGAATCTTTTGCTTGATTCTTTAAGTATTTCTGGTAAATCTCTTCTTAATAAAGGTTCACCCCCTTCAAACCCCATAAAGAGTACTCCAGCTCTCTGTAATGCGTCCATCATTTTAACTTCTTCTTCTAATGTTAGTAATTTCTCATCCTTTCTCCTCCAAAAGGGACACATTCTGCATCTTAAATTACAAGAGTATAATAATTTATGTCCAGCTATTAAGGGTAGTTTTTTCACTCCTCTTCCTTTAACAAGCCTTAAAAAATTTCCAATTGTCATTGGTTTAATTTTTGCCATATATTTACTTTGTAGAGGCAACTTATTATTTTATTGATAATTCTCTAGCATAAGTAAATATTCCTTTTTTCCATCCTAAACCTAATTTTGTAGCTAATTCAATTTCTTCCTCTGTAGAAACATTATTTTTAACTAACCAAATAGCTTCGTTTACAGCATCTCTAAGTAAGTCTTCTGGTTTTGGCATTCTGTCAGTTTTCCTAATTATTGGTCTTCCGTTGCTCCAATCATAAAATCCTTTTCCTACTTTTGCTCCATAATAACCTTTTTCATACAATTCTTTCAGTTTTTCGCAAGCAAAATCAAAGCTTCTTTTTCTAACCTCATTTGAAATTAGATAGTTTGTATCAATTCCAGTGTAATCGAGCAACTCGAATATTCCCATAGGAAATTCTAGGACGTATCTAGCCAGACTATCTATTTCTTCCACTGTATAATTTTTTAATAATTTACAAGCAGAAGTAAAAATTCTGAATAAAATCCTATTTACTACAAATCCTATAACGTCTTTTCTTACTGGAATAGGGACTTTTTCAATATTTTTAATTATTTCAATCCCTTTAGAAAAAAATGAATCGTCAGTTTTATCCCCTTTAACTACTTCTACTAGCTTCATGAGAACTGGAGGGTTAAAGAAGTGAAGTCCTAAAAATCTCTGAGGATACTCAACGCTTTGAGCCAATTCAGATATAGGTAAACTACTAGTGTTGGTTGCTATTATTGAATTCCTGCTAACAATCTTACTAACTTGTCTAAAAACATAGTTTTTTAAGTCTAAATTTTCTGATACTGCTTCTATTACTAACTCAGCATCGGAAATTTGAGATAAATCATTTATTGGTTTTATTCGTGAGAAGATACTTTCAACATCTGTTATTTTTCCTTTTTCTTTTAATTTGTTAAGAGACCATAGAATGTTTTTTAAACCTTTTTCTAATGCATCTGGATATTTATCGTGTAAATACACTTCGTTGCCGTAAAGGGAAAAAACTTCTGCTATACCATGACCCATAACTCCTGCTCCTATTACTGCAACTTTCAATTTGGGCACCGGTCAGAAGACTGGGATAAAATCATCTTCCTTTATGTTTTCTACTATATCTCCAGAGATACCCAATTCTGGCATATCAGGTAATTTTATACCATAATGTTTCAGAGAAGCCCCAACTCTCAATACTGCATTTCTCCAAGCTTCTTCTTTTTCCTTTAATTCTGGTATATAAAATCCTGCATCTCTGGCTATATCTTCCATTTTCTGATGAACCTCTATGAACCATGGAGGTAATTTCCAAAAATCTTTTGGCGGAATATAAGTAATAAGAGATAGAAAGACAAAGCCAGCCCTTATTTGTTTAGTTACTAACTTCTTCCTTTCATCATCCATTTTTTCTGCATTCTGAGACATTATCATGTGAGTAAATGCGTAATGCCTAGTTTCATCTACAGCAGTATTCTTAAATAATTCTTTAAAGGCATTAATTTTAGCACCTTTTGACATCGTGGTAAATACTGTTGTAGCAGCTGCTTCACCCATCATGAAGGAAGTAAATAAAACATCAAATGTATATTTTTTATATGCCTCAAGATAAGCCTTCCAATATCTAGAGCCATTCCACCAAGTCCATAAAACGTTTAATTTAGCTTTCTTTTCTAAATCATCCTGTGGTTTAAAATCAAACGGAAATCCTGGGAGTATATTATTTATCGCTAGACCGCACATAATATTATGTCTATTTTCATCGTAAGTTATTGTAGTTAGTATACCTCTTATAGCAGTATCAAGGTGCTGTTCAAAGGCTTTAATTACAGCATAAGCAAATACTGGAGTAGCGTTATCGAAATTTGAAAGTAACCCCCACCAGTATGCTATTGCTAATTTTTGTTTTCTATCTAAACCGGATGCAATATCTTTTACCTCTTTCCAATTTATGCTTTCTTCATCCCATTGTTCCCTTTTTGCTCTTCTATAAAGTTGCCATGCCTTTTCATTATCGAAATTCCATCTTGGTGGATATACATTTTCTGGCGGATAATCAGGCTCTTCTTCAAAATTAAGATTGGAGTATTTTGAACTCATCAAATATATGTTGGAAATATCAATATATAAATTTTAATGGTTCAATTATATGTAACATGTATATCATATATATGAATTTAAATTAGTCTCACTGACTTATGTACGGCGTCATCCATGATGGCAACGCAATATGAGGCCATTCTTACAAACTCCTTACAAGCTTCTATTGTTGTATTGCATTTCTCTTCTATCATTTTCATATTTCTTCTTATTTGCTGAATATCTGAAAGGTTCTCCGTCATAAACATTGATGTAGCACTTGTAAACATTGAAATAAGAGTATCGATCAGTTCAGTACTGGGTATGGATTTTTCATCAGTCAACATTAGAAATGTTCTTAGATGCGAAATTAAACGTCCTAGATCTCTCATAAATATGGCATACAGAATTATATCCTTAAAGGGTAAGCCGAAATTATATAAGTCGTCTAGTTGGACTCCTATTGCTATATTCCTTATAATTACTCTATAATCTTTCATTAATATATCACAACGGGTTATGAGATCTTCCTTAATCTCTTTATCGAACTTTCCTAGTACTCTCAGATCATATAATAATTTCCTTATCTTGTCTACGAATGAGGAAACCAAACCATTAAGGTCAGTTGATACTGGTAAATTGACTTTAAATACAATCTTATTAAATGTCTCATCTTCTATTTCTAATCCTGCGTGAGTAAGTTGAAGCTCCCTTAATGCTTTTTTAACTTCTTGGCTCATTACATTATCGGACTTTACAATTATCTTCTCTATCCCTTGCATGTAATAGACTGATATTAAATAGAGAGTTTCGTTAAGATCTCGTAAAATAATTTCTCTCTCATTATTTATTTTTCTCTCTGGTTTTATCTTTAAACCATCATATATCTCATAAACTTTAAGTTCACTTTTTACATCCAATCCGTTTTTCCTAACCCATTCGCTAGGGAGAGATATTATATAACTTCCTCCCTTAATTTTTTGGAGTCTTCTAGTGCTCATATTTATACGTATATATTCCAAAATAAAAAAGTATAAATTATTTTCTCTTGTTCATATTATGTTTTCCAATTAGGTTTCCTCTTCTCTATAAATGCCTTCATACCTTCCTTACCATCCTCACTGGTTAAAGCAACATAGAAGTTCCTTCTCTCAATATCTAATCCTTGTTGCAAATTAGTCTCTAAAGCCTTATTTACAGCCTCTTTGCCTAATTCTACTGCAAACGGAGACTTAGAAGCAATCTCTTTTGCTAACCTAATTGCCTCATCAAGTAAAGCCTCATCTGGAACAACTTTAATAACTAGACCCCTTCTATAAGCTTCCCATGCTGAGATTAATCTCCCAGTTAGTACCATTTCCATGCCCTTATACTTTCCTACAGTCCTAGTTAATCTCTGAGTCCCACCAGCACCTGGAATTATGCCAAGGTTTATTTCCGGCTGACCTAACATAGCACTTTCAGCAGCAATTATAATATCGCATGCCATTGCTAACTCTAAACCTCCACCCACAGTTAATCCGTTAAGTGCAGCAATAACTGGTTTTCTGAATGTCCTTAATCTCTCCCACATAGGTGCATGGCCAACTCTAACTACATCCTCAACTTTCATATTAGCCATTTCGTTAACATCCGCACCGGCGCAAAATGCTCTACCACTCCCAGTAATTATTACTACCTTAATATTCTTATTATTCTCGAGCTCATTAAATACGTTAACAAAATCCCATACCATTTCCATATTTAAAGCGTTTAACTTATCTGGTCTATTGAGTCTAACTATTGCTATATTATCCACAATCTCGTATAATACGGTACTAGGCATTCTACTCACCCTTAAACTGTGGTTTTCTCTTTTCTAAGAAAGCAGTTATTCCCTCCTTAAAATCATGTGTTTTCCCTAAAGCCCCTTGCATTGCTGCTTCATAATCGAGAAATTCCTCTAGATCTTGATAAAGTACTCTATTAATTAACCTTTTACTAGCAGAAAATGATTTAAAAGGACCATTAGAAATTTCCTCAGCTCTCTTCAATGCTTCTGACAGAGGATCATCAACAATCTCAAATCCAAGATCTCTCGCAATTTCAGCATTAAATTCCCCTCCAGTTAAAATGTATTTTTCGAACTTCACTCCTCCCAGTCTTAACATCATTAAGGCTAAACCACTATCTGGGGCTAAACCTATATTATGGAAAGCCATTACGAATCTTGAATCTTTTGAAGCAAACCTAATATCGGTAGCTAATGCTAGACTTAATCCAGCTCCGGCAACAACGCCCCTTACTGCTGAAATAAATATCTTGTTCGAAAATCTAACTTCCTTAATTATTTGGTAAAATGAATTTCTTAGATCTTCCGCTAAATCTTCTGCTATACTTGAAATATCTGCTCCAACTGAAAATGCCCTCCCACTCCCAGTGATTACAGCAACTCTCTTCTTAGGATCCCTATTAAAATCCCTTAAAGCCTTTATCAGTTGGTTTCTCAAATCAAGATTCATCGCATTTAGTTTATCTGGTCTATTTAGAGTTATTACTGAGATGTTCCCTCTATCCTCAACTAAAATTTCGTTTGCCACATGTCATTTATTTAAAAGGAATTATAAAACTCTTACGGATAAAAATCAGACTAATTT
It encodes the following:
- a CDS encoding enoyl-CoA hydratase/isomerase family protein — encoded protein: MPSTVLYEIVDNIAIVRLNRPDKLNALNMEMVWDFVNVFNELENNKNIKVVIITGSGRAFCAGADVNEMANMKVEDVVRVGHAPMWERLRTFRKPVIAALNGLTVGGGLELAMACDIIIAAESAMLGQPEINLGIIPGAGGTQRLTRTVGKYKGMEMVLTGRLISAWEAYRRGLVIKVVPDEALLDEAIRLAKEIASKSPFAVELGKEAVNKALETNLQQGLDIERRNFYVALTSEDGKEGMKAFIEKRKPNWKT
- a CDS encoding 3-hydroxyacyl-CoA dehydrogenase, with product MKVAVIGAGVMGHGIAEVFSLYGNEVYLHDKYPDALEKGLKNILWSLNKLKEKGKITDVESIFSRIKPINDLSQISDAELVIEAVSENLDLKNYVFRQVSKIVSRNSIIATNTSSLPISELAQSVEYPQRFLGLHFFNPPVLMKLVEVVKGDKTDDSFFSKGIEIIKNIEKVPIPVRKDVIGFVVNRILFRIFTSACKLLKNYTVEEIDSLARYVLEFPMGIFELLDYTGIDTNYLISNEVRKRSFDFACEKLKELYEKGYYGAKVGKGFYDWSNGRPIIRKTDRMPKPEDLLRDAVNEAIWLVKNNVSTEEEIELATKLGLGWKKGIFTYARELSIK
- a CDS encoding chloride channel protein; the protein is MRLSSLKYYEKWAILGVILGIVAGLAATTFYLLLHLAEDLFIFHLIGMSYPRPLGEGGSLNFTFYPGRYYLIPISTAIGGLISGLIVYTFAPEAEGHGTDAAIKAYHYLQGKVRWVVIPVKIIASAITIGSGGSAGREGPTAQFSAGVGSVIADLLHLSPQDRRIAVAVGIGAGIGTIFKTPIGGAILAAEILYKRDFEPEVLYPAIIASAIGYTIFGSIFGFTPVFGYYTGTFNPLRLPMYAVLGAIAGLLAIVYVKTFYGIHSLFKKFRAPNHIKPLIGGAITGLIALLAPEILGTGYGWINLVEYEKFNAFYSPFIPILVLIVLLPILKIIATSFSIGSGGSGGVFAPGLFIGAYIGASVGLLFHYLFPSIVPNIAPFVIIGMMAFFAAAGKVPVSVIIMVTEMTSSLQLLPGAMIAAAIAYLVSGDYTIYISQLPTRRDSPAHKVEYETPIMESLHVKDCEIKDIKALITDKVSHVADLMLNFGFMSLPVTDQNNNFLGIVYFKDLEKAKNDDIIANYMTKGSLYVHLDSTLEQALEVMAKNKARWVAVVEKGKFIGILTYDSIVEAYERELKQIREANR
- a CDS encoding AbrB/MazE/SpoVT family DNA-binding domain-containing protein; translated protein: MSTRRLQKIKGGSYIISLPSEWVRKNGLDVKSELKVYEIYDGLKIKPERKINNEREIILRDLNETLYLISVYYMQGIEKIIVKSDNVMSQEVKKALRELQLTHAGLEIEDETFNKIVFKVNLPVSTDLNGLVSSFVDKIRKLLYDLRVLGKFDKEIKEDLITRCDILMKDYRVIIRNIAIGVQLDDLYNFGLPFKDIILYAIFMRDLGRLISHLRTFLMLTDEKSIPSTELIDTLISMFTSATSMFMTENLSDIQQIRRNMKMIEEKCNTTIEACKEFVRMASYCVAIMDDAVHKSVRLI
- a CDS encoding PTO1314 family radical SAM protein; the protein is MAKIKPMTIGNFLRLVKGRGVKKLPLIAGHKLLYSCNLRCRMCPFWRRKDEKLLTLEEEVKMMDALQRAGVLFMGFEGGEPLLRRDLPEILKESSKRFYTSLVTNGWLLKDRINEIKDYIDNLFVSIDGIGEIHDKLRGISGSFERAIEGIKESVKREIPTSISFTLTNENIDEVFKVIELAEKLKVTVSIQIAYDYSTAEKLSPRKRDELKQALEGILELKRRGKPIIESEKYFEAIINSWFHEIPWVCKPWLTINIDPQGRIVLPCYVLNEYQGGEKAWEVDIIKLWNEYDWDKYSTCNKCALACYLEPSLFTWKDYKIVRERIIEPMFSIISNYI
- a CDS encoding enoyl-CoA hydratase-related protein, whose amino-acid sequence is MANEILVEDRGNISVITLNRPDKLNAMNLDLRNQLIKALRDFNRDPKKRVAVITGSGRAFSVGADISSIAEDLAEDLRNSFYQIIKEVRFSNKIFISAVRGVVAGAGLSLALATDIRFASKDSRFVMAFHNIGLAPDSGLALMMLRLGGVKFEKYILTGGEFNAEIARDLGFEIVDDPLSEALKRAEEISNGPFKSFSASKRLINRVLYQDLEEFLDYEAAMQGALGKTHDFKEGITAFLEKRKPQFKGE
- a CDS encoding aminobenzoate oxygenase, with the translated sequence MSSKYSNLNFEEEPDYPPENVYPPRWNFDNEKAWQLYRRAKREQWDEESINWKEVKDIASGLDRKQKLAIAYWWGLLSNFDNATPVFAYAVIKAFEQHLDTAIRGILTTITYDENRHNIMCGLAINNILPGFPFDFKPQDDLEKKAKLNVLWTWWNGSRYWKAYLEAYKKYTFDVLFTSFMMGEAAATTVFTTMSKGAKINAFKELFKNTAVDETRHYAFTHMIMSQNAEKMDDERKKLVTKQIRAGFVFLSLITYIPPKDFWKLPPWFIEVHQKMEDIARDAGFYIPELKEKEEAWRNAVLRVGASLKHYGIKLPDMPELGISGDIVENIKEDDFIPVF